A window from Chitinophaga filiformis encodes these proteins:
- a CDS encoding FAD-dependent monooxygenase codes for MKKQVLISGASFAGLTLAYWLNKFGYGVTVVELGKELRTSGSPIDVRGEALDIAREMGILDQIKANEFIHTDEIVGAADQTLATFAINTLPEYLGDIEIHRGDLIRIIYDVIPKDEVEIIFDNSISTLVQHEDHVEVCFEKGEYKTYDLVFGADGTHSIVRKLTFGPEEAFKKFLGVYFAFAGTDRIQTGRPKSTGIVYRELGKQAVIYQFQNGVNTILVFRAPKLDWHYRDREQPKRILREYFGGNTNWKIPEILDSMLGADDLYFDEACQIDMPVWTKGRVGLIGDAAYAPSFFTGMGTSLAMQGATLLAKELQASDDHSAAFANYNELFKPFVERIQARVAHSLKVQLPETEEELQASLRAWSNSEQSS; via the coding sequence ATGAAAAAACAAGTGCTGATATCCGGAGCCAGCTTTGCGGGATTAACGTTAGCATACTGGCTGAATAAATTTGGCTATGGGGTGACAGTAGTGGAACTTGGGAAGGAGCTGAGAACAAGCGGCTCACCTATCGATGTGCGCGGGGAGGCGTTGGATATTGCCCGGGAAATGGGCATACTTGATCAGATCAAAGCCAATGAGTTTATTCATACCGATGAGATTGTGGGCGCCGCAGATCAAACGCTGGCTACATTTGCAATAAATACTTTGCCGGAATACCTGGGTGATATTGAAATTCACCGTGGAGATCTGATAAGGATCATCTACGACGTTATTCCAAAAGATGAGGTTGAGATAATTTTTGATAATAGCATATCCACATTGGTTCAGCATGAAGATCATGTGGAAGTGTGTTTCGAAAAAGGCGAATACAAAACTTATGATTTAGTATTCGGAGCGGACGGCACCCATTCTATTGTCAGAAAGCTCACATTCGGACCTGAGGAAGCGTTTAAGAAGTTTCTGGGTGTTTACTTCGCATTTGCCGGCACAGATCGGATACAAACAGGCAGGCCAAAATCTACAGGCATCGTGTATCGCGAGCTGGGCAAACAGGCGGTGATCTATCAATTCCAGAACGGCGTGAACACTATCCTTGTTTTCCGTGCGCCTAAACTGGATTGGCATTACCGGGACCGTGAGCAGCCTAAGCGCATTTTAAGAGAATATTTCGGCGGCAATACCAATTGGAAGATCCCTGAAATACTGGACTCGATGCTTGGCGCCGATGACCTTTATTTCGATGAAGCATGTCAGATTGATATGCCGGTTTGGACAAAAGGCCGTGTAGGCCTGATAGGGGATGCTGCATACGCACCGAGCTTTTTCACCGGCATGGGCACCAGCCTGGCTATGCAGGGAGCAACCTTGCTGGCTAAAGAGCTGCAGGCCAGTGACGATCACAGTGCTGCTTTTGCAAACTATAACGAGCTGTTTAAACCCTTTGTGGAGCGCATTCAGGCACGCGTTGCTCATAGTTTAAAAGTTCAATTACCGGAAACGGAAGAAGAATTACAGGCTTCCTTGAGGGCCTGGAGCAATAGCGAACAATCCTCATAG
- a CDS encoding MFS transporter — protein sequence MQAHKIPVFKPWVSEWMARSVIFAILMTCLFCFAFYSSPVAAMGFYGVQPADVQYGMVVVYGSTVAFLALDFRIVKYFAPRRYLIMALAINAVCSIICFHFKTWTLFVICQFVQGITCALMSGIVLQLTFPRLESTRARVIAYSLLYGSIQISVQVYSIYASVVLHFYDFNWLFYGLNIILIILTFIVLLTMNSKARFTKKIPLYQVDWVGYLFYVSFILISGYILIYGRQLGWFDNPLIVLLCFINVIIFMLFVIRALKLKRPLINLQIFKVKNFVIGLLLLFTFYIFKGSTGLAYGYLEVILGNDPISTVPIWIAVIAGTVLSMFVTSRFVLMGYNLVRIIIAGFGLMAIYYAYMILFISVQGETIDFILPMFIYGAATGVLFVPIVLFTTSAAPPKIAVNASLIGIFSRFTGFTASLVLNTELQLFFKSAVREKVRETLVEINPQLPVTLTDIQNKYIDAGSDIYTAKGVAGTYFNQLVGQQIMARAARDYYDLMLFGVVGVIVMLLLLPQIQHVVLRLKKGNIPY from the coding sequence ATGCAAGCACATAAAATTCCGGTTTTCAAACCATGGGTATCCGAATGGATGGCAAGATCCGTGATATTTGCGATTCTCATGACCTGCCTGTTTTGTTTCGCCTTTTACAGCAGTCCTGTTGCGGCAATGGGTTTTTACGGCGTCCAGCCCGCCGATGTTCAATATGGCATGGTGGTTGTTTATGGCTCAACCGTAGCTTTTCTGGCCCTGGATTTTCGCATTGTAAAGTATTTTGCTCCAAGGAGATACCTGATCATGGCACTAGCCATCAATGCGGTATGTTCCATCATCTGCTTTCATTTCAAAACTTGGACGCTATTTGTCATCTGCCAGTTTGTGCAAGGGATTACCTGTGCGTTGATGTCAGGCATCGTCTTACAACTCACTTTCCCAAGATTGGAGTCAACACGTGCCCGGGTGATCGCATATAGTCTCCTTTATGGAAGCATACAGATCTCCGTTCAGGTGTATTCGATCTATGCCAGTGTGGTGCTTCATTTTTACGACTTCAACTGGCTGTTTTATGGTCTCAATATAATACTCATCATCCTGACATTTATTGTGTTGTTGACAATGAATAGCAAAGCACGATTTACAAAAAAGATACCGCTTTACCAGGTGGATTGGGTGGGGTACCTGTTTTATGTATCTTTTATTTTGATATCAGGCTACATATTGATCTATGGACGCCAGTTGGGCTGGTTTGACAATCCGTTGATTGTTCTTCTCTGCTTTATCAATGTGATCATCTTTATGCTATTTGTGATAAGGGCATTGAAGCTCAAACGACCCTTGATCAACCTGCAGATTTTCAAGGTAAAGAATTTTGTCATCGGCCTGCTGCTGCTTTTTACATTTTACATTTTCAAAGGAAGTACCGGACTGGCTTACGGGTATCTTGAAGTCATTTTAGGTAATGATCCAATCAGTACTGTTCCAATATGGATCGCGGTAATTGCGGGGACTGTTCTGAGTATGTTTGTTACCTCCCGCTTTGTACTGATGGGATACAACCTGGTAAGGATTATCATAGCAGGTTTTGGTTTGATGGCGATCTATTATGCTTATATGATACTTTTTATTTCAGTACAGGGAGAAACAATTGACTTCATCCTGCCCATGTTTATCTATGGCGCTGCAACAGGCGTTTTATTTGTTCCAATTGTGTTGTTCACAACTTCTGCAGCACCGCCAAAGATTGCGGTAAATGCATCACTTATTGGGATTTTTTCCAGGTTCACTGGCTTTACGGCCAGTCTGGTTCTTAATACGGAGCTTCAATTATTTTTCAAATCTGCAGTTAGGGAGAAGGTCCGGGAAACACTGGTGGAAATTAACCCACAATTGCCTGTTACTTTGACGGATATCCAAAACAAGTATATAGATGCAGGCAGCGATATCTATACAGCAAAAGGAGTTGCAGGAACGTATTTTAATCAGCTGGTGGGGCAGCAAATAATGGCTCGTGCGGCAAGAGATTATTATGATCTGATGCTTTTTGGAGTAGTAGGTGTCATCGTGATGTTGTTATTGTTGCCTCAGATTCAGCATGTGGTACTTAGATTAAAGAAAGGAAATATACCTTATTAG
- a CDS encoding helix-turn-helix domain-containing protein produces MKQENPKELMFDLASRVGTPLNMSAAALDSLGLRDIKVIDLLPDMLIMIRSVLAKEDFIFERNPVTIIKNGLMISFQNVFADRQAAAHNGHHHERAHVRITPLHLGSTVRFSKETQLRQITILIDINFLKQFLGKDESRFHYLFDLERTFWIEEFMSPEIAALVDEVLGVNEGILLPDFFYKHHCMGMIYYLFRNLSRRETISHQHMNVTEIDGIYRVRNAMASSLDKSIPIAELVKISGMNEQKLRKLFIQVFGKGLSDYHQHIRIIEAARLLKEEKLSVSEAGYHLGFTNLSYFGRLFEKHMGTKPKKWSGKL; encoded by the coding sequence ATGAAGCAGGAGAATCCTAAAGAACTGATGTTTGATCTTGCGTCCAGGGTTGGCACACCGCTCAACATGAGCGCTGCAGCACTGGATAGCCTGGGTTTGCGTGACATTAAAGTAATAGATCTGTTGCCGGACATGTTAATTATGATCCGTTCTGTACTGGCAAAAGAGGATTTTATTTTTGAGCGCAATCCAGTTACAATTATCAAAAATGGACTGATGATCTCATTTCAGAACGTCTTTGCCGACAGGCAAGCTGCAGCCCATAATGGTCATCATCACGAACGCGCTCACGTGCGTATTACGCCATTACACCTGGGCAGTACCGTAAGATTCTCGAAAGAGACGCAGTTACGGCAAATCACTATCCTTATAGACATAAATTTTTTGAAACAATTCCTCGGCAAGGACGAATCAAGGTTCCATTATCTTTTTGACCTCGAACGAACTTTCTGGATCGAAGAATTTATGTCGCCCGAAATTGCCGCCCTGGTTGACGAAGTGCTCGGCGTTAATGAAGGAATTTTGTTGCCGGACTTCTTTTATAAACACCACTGTATGGGAATGATCTACTATTTATTCAGAAATCTGTCCAGAAGGGAGACCATTTCACATCAGCATATGAATGTAACTGAGATCGACGGCATTTATAGGGTCCGGAATGCAATGGCCAGTTCTTTAGATAAGTCGATACCAATCGCCGAACTTGTAAAGATAAGTGGGATGAATGAGCAAAAACTTCGTAAACTTTTTATACAGGTATTTGGTAAAGGCCTTTCTGATTATCATCAGCATATTCGCATCATAGAGGCGGCCAGGCTGCTGAAAGAGGAAAAACTATCTGTTTCAGAAGCAGGTTACCACCTTGGATTTACCAATCTTAGTTATTTTGGACGACTATTTGAAAAACATATGGGTACGAAACCGAAGAAATGGAGTGGCAAACTTTAA
- a CDS encoding FAD-dependent monooxygenase: protein MKKRIIISGGGIAGLTAAKLLHNMGHEIIVIDKGKQFNKAGFLVSLKSFGVEIMDELGLKRHLIAESTPSELMHWLDANGGMIRNISYKEVNKNTSQSILITRGGLHNVLYEDIRDKVEILFNTTIDHLQQDAGKVHVTLSSGITAVADMVIVSEGLRSLTRSRYFPESRLEDFNLLYMGGRLVGKHSYSIGTVSTYLDVNKMLSVYPINSNEVAIQCYIYTTDELAKIHSNIKEILKDNFKSYSAEVRHLIDGITDSSQPFVDKMGMVYTPDLFNGNIVLLGDAGYCPTAMSGMGASLSIYGAKALAHFLSQSSNDISTSLVNYDKLMKPIIKKFQDNARNNARSFIPKSEADLSKFSQLFRTASDAEVSKMMTDQLFLTAEQRKFIVN from the coding sequence ATGAAAAAACGGATTATTATTTCAGGAGGTGGTATTGCAGGACTAACAGCGGCCAAGTTGTTGCATAACATGGGGCATGAGATCATTGTAATAGATAAGGGTAAGCAGTTCAATAAAGCAGGCTTTTTGGTTTCGCTTAAAAGCTTTGGGGTTGAAATAATGGATGAACTTGGACTAAAGCGCCATTTAATAGCCGAATCAACACCATCTGAACTTATGCATTGGCTCGATGCAAATGGAGGTATGATCCGTAATATAAGCTATAAAGAAGTTAACAAAAATACCAGCCAGTCAATTTTAATTACCCGCGGCGGATTGCATAACGTACTATACGAAGACATAAGAGACAAAGTTGAGATCTTATTTAACACCACGATTGACCACCTGCAACAAGATGCCGGAAAGGTGCACGTCACACTTTCCAGTGGTATAACAGCGGTCGCCGATATGGTCATTGTATCAGAAGGGTTGCGCTCATTGACAAGATCAAGGTACTTTCCCGAAAGCCGGCTGGAAGACTTTAACTTGTTGTACATGGGCGGCAGGCTTGTAGGAAAACATTCCTATAGTATAGGAACAGTAAGCACTTACTTAGACGTTAATAAAATGCTGTCTGTTTATCCGATCAACAGCAATGAGGTTGCCATTCAATGTTATATTTATACAACTGACGAACTAGCGAAAATACATTCCAATATAAAAGAAATACTGAAAGATAACTTTAAATCCTATAGTGCTGAGGTACGTCATTTAATTGACGGAATAACAGATAGCAGTCAGCCATTCGTAGACAAGATGGGTATGGTATACACACCGGATCTTTTTAATGGCAATATTGTTTTACTGGGGGACGCCGGTTATTGTCCCACAGCAATGTCGGGTATGGGTGCTTCACTTTCGATATATGGGGCGAAGGCATTGGCACATTTTCTTTCGCAATCATCGAATGATATTTCAACTTCATTGGTTAACTATGACAAACTCATGAAGCCGATAATAAAGAAATTTCAGGACAACGCCAGAAACAACGCCCGCTCGTTTATACCAAAAAGTGAAGCCGATCTGTCAAAGTTCTCGCAACTATTTAGAACTGCTTCAGATGCTGAGGTGAGTAAGATGATGACCGACCAGCTTTTCCTAACAGCGGAGCAACGGAAATTCATCGTTAATTAG
- a CDS encoding TolC family protein → MKSYSSTSILGAILLLFAAPLYAQDVTNTQVFSLEEMWKIAEMNNRQLKLSDLNLQASKLEVLEAKDRLLPELSIGGDLKANSKFLIYDNGLFSSPQDVPVKGYGYGVGYSLNFTLFNGGKDKRNIRMRQEEETRSQYEVDMQKHSVKYSIADAYLGLYKLLNFRDFIAAEIAAEKKQLLLIESLHKNGIVLKSDVLRTSVKLSQLELNLSDIEKRIDITKQRLNVLMGRDNGEQFNITYRSGFGTDTNMGEDYADYVDIALNQSPEYKIVTSDLRLSEMNIRQIKAALLPKVSLYSNYNYTYPQISFYPYSNDLWGFGQTGVKVQFSIDNLFKSKHSIARAQVVNDQAKEKANIKRDAIFIQVKEAFLQQQQALESVATAEKNITKTAESVRVIRNSYLNQESLLTDLLEAENALLEAKFNLTTAQTNLELSHIRLLAIVGIL, encoded by the coding sequence ATGAAATCATACAGTTCAACGTCAATTTTGGGCGCTATACTGCTGCTGTTCGCAGCGCCTCTCTATGCCCAGGATGTAACGAATACCCAGGTATTTAGTTTGGAAGAAATGTGGAAGATCGCAGAAATGAATAACCGCCAGTTAAAACTATCGGATTTAAATCTTCAGGCAAGCAAGCTGGAGGTACTTGAAGCTAAAGACCGGCTGCTGCCGGAACTTTCAATAGGGGGAGATCTGAAAGCCAATTCAAAATTTCTCATTTATGACAATGGATTATTTTCCTCTCCGCAGGATGTACCTGTAAAAGGTTATGGCTACGGAGTTGGCTACAGCCTGAATTTTACCCTCTTCAACGGTGGTAAAGACAAAAGGAATATCAGGATGAGGCAGGAAGAAGAGACGCGTAGTCAATATGAAGTTGATATGCAAAAGCACAGTGTAAAATACAGTATTGCGGATGCTTATTTGGGCCTGTATAAGTTGCTGAACTTCCGTGATTTTATTGCTGCAGAAATAGCCGCGGAGAAAAAGCAGCTATTACTCATTGAAAGCTTGCACAAAAACGGTATTGTGCTAAAGAGTGATGTGCTGAGGACCTCGGTGAAATTGTCGCAGTTGGAATTAAACCTTTCAGATATTGAAAAGAGGATCGATATCACCAAACAACGCCTGAATGTATTGATGGGACGTGATAATGGAGAGCAATTTAATATTACTTATAGGAGTGGTTTTGGAACGGACACCAACATGGGAGAGGATTACGCCGATTACGTCGATATCGCGCTCAACCAATCGCCGGAGTATAAAATTGTCACCAGCGATCTTAGATTGAGTGAGATGAATATCAGGCAAATTAAAGCGGCCCTGTTACCTAAAGTTTCCTTGTATTCCAATTATAATTATACCTATCCGCAGATCTCATTTTATCCTTACTCGAACGATTTATGGGGATTTGGACAAACAGGCGTTAAGGTGCAGTTTTCGATTGATAATTTATTCAAAAGCAAACATTCCATTGCACGTGCGCAGGTCGTAAATGATCAGGCGAAAGAAAAGGCCAATATTAAAAGGGATGCAATTTTCATCCAGGTAAAAGAGGCGTTTTTACAACAGCAACAGGCTTTGGAAAGTGTAGCAACGGCAGAAAAAAATATCACTAAAACGGCCGAAAGCGTCAGGGTCATTAGAAACAGCTACCTCAACCAGGAATCACTGTTGACAGATCTTTTGGAAGCAGAGAATGCCCTGCTGGAGGCAAAGTTTAACCTGACAACCGCACAAACCAATTTAGAACTTAGTCATATCCGGCTACTTGCAATCGTTGGAATCCTTTAA
- a CDS encoding HlyD family secretion protein, translated as MKENRTDKIIVTLTKWFGLALFVAIVIWAAIYFLKGYRYEQTNDAQVDAYLSPVNAKVGGYISRIYYKDNQQVRKGDTLVVIEIDEYRLKRDAASAELMSAHAKLPVLAANEETQIRSVEVIKAQLSGAKARLDQQQREFNRYRNLLADESTTRQKFENVSSALAITQSDYDQANASLKVAESKLKDLRTQQDVIRAEIKIREALLERQELDIKYTVITAPFDGQIGKKTIQEGQLIQPGQTLAFLVNRSEEKWVIANFKETQIGHFRIGQAVSIEVDAFPNEKFSGAIESLSPTTGSRYSLLPPDNATGNFVKVIQRIPVRIKLTDKPEKLDGLSAGMNANVYVLKD; from the coding sequence ATGAAAGAAAACAGAACAGATAAAATAATCGTGACGTTAACAAAATGGTTTGGACTCGCCTTGTTTGTCGCGATCGTCATTTGGGCAGCCATTTATTTTTTAAAAGGATACCGATATGAACAAACCAATGATGCACAGGTGGATGCCTATTTATCTCCGGTGAATGCTAAGGTGGGCGGCTATATCAGCAGGATTTATTACAAGGACAATCAGCAGGTTCGAAAAGGGGACACGCTTGTGGTTATTGAGATCGATGAATACAGACTAAAAAGAGATGCCGCATCCGCCGAGCTAATGAGTGCGCACGCAAAATTGCCTGTTTTGGCTGCTAATGAAGAAACACAGATCAGGAGCGTCGAAGTAATAAAAGCACAGCTCTCAGGTGCAAAAGCAAGATTGGACCAGCAGCAGAGAGAATTTAACCGTTATAGAAATCTATTGGCAGATGAATCGACCACCCGGCAAAAATTCGAGAATGTCAGTTCCGCTTTAGCTATTACCCAATCTGACTACGACCAGGCAAATGCTTCCCTGAAGGTGGCAGAATCCAAACTGAAGGACCTTAGAACACAGCAAGATGTGATAAGGGCAGAGATCAAAATCAGGGAAGCGCTGCTCGAACGGCAGGAGCTGGACATTAAATATACTGTAATCACCGCGCCTTTTGATGGGCAGATCGGGAAAAAGACCATTCAGGAAGGGCAATTGATACAACCAGGGCAAACATTGGCATTCCTGGTGAACAGATCCGAAGAAAAATGGGTGATTGCCAACTTCAAGGAAACACAGATAGGTCATTTCAGGATCGGGCAGGCAGTATCAATAGAAGTAGATGCTTTTCCGAACGAAAAATTCAGCGGAGCCATTGAATCACTTTCCCCAACCACGGGTTCCCGTTATTCATTACTTCCGCCGGACAATGCTACAGGTAACTTTGTTAAAGTTATACAACGTATTCCTGTAAGGATCAAACTGACCGACAAGCCGGAAAAATTAGACGGTCTCTCTGCCGGAATGAATGCCAATGTTTACGTTTTAAAGGATTAG
- a CDS encoding LytTR family DNA-binding domain-containing protein, whose protein sequence is MILKKDAIREMILEEKIVYAAVQRNYISLKLLDGRTFTIRKSLQQFQQEATPDLFVRIHKRYLVCINYIRFVDTEVTMIVGDPLPIGREYKDEFFSHFRVC, encoded by the coding sequence TTGATACTTAAAAAAGATGCAATTCGCGAGATGATCCTGGAAGAGAAGATCGTTTACGCCGCTGTGCAAAGGAATTATATATCTCTTAAGCTCCTGGATGGCCGTACTTTTACAATCAGAAAAAGCCTGCAGCAATTCCAGCAGGAAGCTACTCCGGATCTTTTCGTTCGCATACACAAACGATATCTTGTTTGCATCAACTATATCAGGTTTGTTGATACGGAGGTCACTATGATCGTCGGTGATCCATTACCCATCGGCCGGGAGTACAAGGATGAGTTTTTCAGTCATTTCCGGGTTTGTTAA
- a CDS encoding helix-turn-helix domain-containing protein, with protein sequence MIEKMNEQGNKYIDSRIFQFTNKLGLVLEKELQHFQVNFFKGFAFLPDMAMHFGSFFTTNDFTRVTGKSHITDGIGFVFHNIFEDNADDEANGRKTKGTTEPPYVRIFPYALSQKMHFKKNTRVTHVSISISAEYLKNFLNEESEHFLYLFDSANNFWIEELMTDDILRTVNDIVKKEEPDTMSSFYYKIKAMELLYHLFKSLRNRQNAVGQKLNKKEIEAVYLVRDKIISSLNQPSSIAELKQIAGMNELKLRKLFKQVFGMGIYDYYQHLRMKEAARLLREENLTVSEAGYQMGFENLGHFTKVFEKHIGKKPKKYVQSFNVSGTSSNAK encoded by the coding sequence TTGATCGAAAAAATGAACGAACAAGGCAATAAATATATTGACAGCAGAATTTTTCAATTCACCAACAAGCTGGGTTTGGTTTTAGAAAAGGAGCTGCAACACTTTCAGGTGAACTTTTTTAAAGGATTTGCATTCCTGCCCGACATGGCCATGCACTTTGGGTCATTCTTCACCACAAATGACTTCACCCGCGTAACAGGAAAATCCCATATAACAGACGGTATTGGTTTTGTATTTCACAACATCTTTGAGGATAATGCGGACGATGAAGCGAACGGGCGTAAGACGAAGGGAACTACTGAACCGCCCTATGTGCGTATTTTTCCTTATGCGCTCAGCCAAAAGATGCATTTTAAGAAAAACACCCGTGTAACACATGTTTCCATCAGCATCAGTGCTGAGTATTTGAAAAACTTCCTGAACGAAGAGTCTGAACACTTTCTGTACCTTTTTGATAGTGCTAATAATTTTTGGATAGAAGAACTGATGACCGATGACATTTTACGCACCGTAAACGACATCGTCAAAAAGGAAGAGCCGGACACGATGAGTAGTTTTTACTACAAAATCAAGGCAATGGAACTGCTGTACCATCTGTTCAAGAGTTTGCGGAATCGCCAGAATGCTGTTGGGCAGAAACTGAACAAGAAGGAAATTGAAGCCGTTTACCTGGTACGGGACAAAATCATTTCATCATTGAACCAACCCAGTAGCATCGCAGAATTAAAACAAATTGCGGGTATGAACGAACTAAAACTCCGCAAGCTTTTTAAGCAGGTATTTGGCATGGGTATCTACGATTACTATCAACACTTACGCATGAAAGAAGCTGCACGACTTTTACGTGAGGAAAATCTGACGGTGTCGGAAGCAGGCTATCAAATGGGATTTGAGAACCTGGGGCACTTTACGAAAGTGTTTGAAAAGCATATTGGTAAGAAACCCAAAAAATATGTTCAAAGTTTCAATGTTTCAGGTACGAGTAGCAATGCGAAGTGA
- a CDS encoding sterol desaturase family protein, whose amino-acid sequence MQEFLQSFANLPEVLIGAIFLVENVLLTALVLVAGRNIQRRLSPHAVTLIAATRNEWIICAGTNVLNTLVTYAGYWLWKQGFIIISYEVSWTIATHFLLLFMAMDLLMFLFHYLIHKTFLYQAVHSLHHQAIHPKPMDLFILHPVETVCFGALWLFLLVIFPFDIYAIILYLILNLAFGLTGHLGIEPLPATIRQWPLLKYLGTSTFHHDHHEHVGYNFGFYTNLWDRLFGTYRR is encoded by the coding sequence ATGCAAGAATTCCTGCAATCGTTCGCTAACTTACCTGAAGTGCTTATCGGCGCCATCTTCCTGGTGGAAAATGTGCTGCTCACTGCACTGGTGCTGGTAGCAGGCAGGAATATCCAACGGCGGTTGTCGCCACATGCCGTGACCCTTATTGCCGCTACACGCAATGAGTGGATCATTTGTGCAGGCACTAATGTGCTGAACACCCTGGTTACTTATGCCGGCTACTGGCTGTGGAAGCAGGGATTCATTATAATCAGCTATGAAGTTTCATGGACGATTGCAACGCATTTCCTGCTTTTGTTCATGGCAATGGACCTGCTTATGTTCCTTTTCCATTACCTGATACACAAAACTTTTCTTTACCAGGCTGTTCACAGCTTGCATCACCAGGCAATACATCCCAAACCAATGGACCTGTTCATTCTGCACCCGGTAGAAACCGTTTGCTTCGGCGCCCTGTGGCTGTTCCTGCTTGTGATCTTTCCCTTTGATATCTATGCCATCATCCTGTACCTCATCCTGAACCTCGCTTTCGGACTTACGGGGCACCTGGGCATAGAACCGCTTCCTGCCACAATACGCCAATGGCCGCTACTCAAATATTTAGGCACTTCAACTTTCCATCATGATCATCATGAGCATGTTGGCTACAATTTTGGCTTCTACACAAACCTTTGGGACAGGTTGTTTGGAACATACAGGCGATAG
- a CDS encoding helix-turn-helix domain-containing protein codes for MDILKQLINSVDQNPKSILVMRQQTEQRLPSHQHDKAQLLLVFGGIAYLQTAEKDFYIPSNHYIWIPKKYPHNLMFNTQDLYIINIYFPGKSMGGFYDEMGIYPVSKLLSEMLSFTEKWQGDYHKGSWEFEFLTTLKNVLSRENLQKFSIQLPTTDDQRLQAIVGQLRSRLNENLTLEETAVKSGMSVRSLTRLFQTKLHITFVQYVKMLRIIRAMELIKDTDLNMTEIAYEVGYSNISAFSNNFYQLTNMRPTEFKGMSS; via the coding sequence ATGGATATTCTTAAACAACTTATAAATAGTGTTGATCAAAATCCGAAATCAATCCTGGTTATGCGCCAGCAAACCGAACAGCGTTTGCCTTCACATCAGCACGATAAGGCCCAGTTGTTATTGGTTTTTGGGGGAATTGCTTACCTGCAGACAGCTGAAAAGGATTTCTATATTCCATCCAATCACTATATCTGGATCCCGAAAAAATATCCTCACAACCTGATGTTTAATACGCAGGACCTTTATATTATCAACATCTATTTTCCAGGAAAAAGTATGGGCGGTTTTTACGATGAAATGGGAATTTATCCGGTGAGTAAACTTTTATCTGAAATGCTTTCTTTCACCGAAAAATGGCAGGGCGATTATCACAAAGGTTCGTGGGAATTTGAGTTTTTAACAACACTGAAAAATGTATTGTCCAGGGAAAATCTTCAAAAGTTTTCGATCCAACTGCCTACTACTGACGATCAGCGCCTCCAGGCTATTGTCGGTCAACTTCGAAGCCGGCTCAATGAAAATCTTACCCTGGAAGAAACGGCGGTGAAATCGGGAATGAGCGTGAGAAGTTTGACAAGACTATTTCAGACGAAACTTCACATCACTTTCGTTCAGTATGTAAAGATGTTGAGAATTATCCGCGCGATGGAACTGATTAAAGACACCGATCTGAATATGACCGAAATTGCTTATGAAGTCGGATACTCCAATATATCAGCGTTCAGCAATAATTTCTACCAATTGACAAACATGAGACCTACGGAATTTAAGGGAATGTCTTCGTAA